From one [Ruminococcus] lactaris ATCC 29176 genomic stretch:
- a CDS encoding zinc ribbon domain-containing protein, translated as MFCKYCGENNVDGAKFCKNCGKPLMTTSSADGTAAGYNPEMTPGYTPTSQQNHKKTGIIAIVAIVAAVLIAVAVIFSIFHAVKGRSPEKTVDQLVTSMFKLDADGIIDTFPKEAVNKLKEEGNWDDEYDDLVSGIESIAQSVGEYVDLEKMCSYKITETKDATEDEIAEIQEDYDDEGIDVKIKDAKIMTVELTINIPIYGSETDSEDIVVIKIGNSWYIDPMNFSL; from the coding sequence ATGTTTTGTAAGTATTGTGGAGAGAATAATGTAGATGGGGCAAAGTTTTGCAAGAATTGTGGCAAACCATTAATGACGACATCAAGTGCAGACGGTACTGCTGCAGGATATAATCCGGAAATGACTCCGGGATATACACCGACATCACAGCAGAACCATAAAAAGACTGGGATTATAGCAATCGTGGCGATTGTGGCAGCAGTGCTGATCGCTGTAGCAGTGATTTTTTCAATTTTCCATGCGGTAAAAGGACGCAGCCCGGAAAAAACGGTAGATCAGCTTGTGACATCGATGTTTAAACTGGATGCGGATGGCATCATCGATACATTTCCAAAAGAAGCGGTAAACAAGTTAAAAGAAGAAGGAAACTGGGATGATGAGTATGACGACCTTGTAAGTGGCATAGAATCGATCGCACAATCCGTGGGAGAGTATGTTGACCTGGAAAAGATGTGTTCTTATAAGATCACAGAGACAAAAGATGCCACAGAAGATGAGATAGCGGAAATTCAGGAAGATTATGACGATGAAGGAATTGATGTAAAGATTAAGGATGCAAAGATAATGACAGTTGAACTCACAATCAATATTCCAATTTATGGTTCGGAGACAGATTCAGAAGATATCGTAGTGATAAAGATCGGAAATAGTTGGTATATTGATCCAATGAATTTCAGTCTGTAG
- a CDS encoding zinc ribbon domain-containing protein: MYCKKCGNEISDGAKFCKFCGAVQETQAAGSFQKPQNVDPVKEAEQQRQRERLDQQIVSLESERKALEEKIKEDLLRLSQKVVLPATDLQQKKCPNCGGMVAGARFCPKCGYDLNSIKEK; this comes from the coding sequence ATGTATTGTAAAAAGTGCGGAAATGAGATCAGTGACGGAGCAAAATTCTGTAAGTTTTGTGGTGCAGTGCAGGAAACCCAGGCAGCAGGATCATTCCAAAAGCCGCAGAATGTTGATCCGGTAAAAGAGGCTGAACAGCAGCGGCAAAGAGAACGGTTAGATCAGCAGATTGTCAGTCTGGAATCTGAAAGAAAAGCTTTGGAAGAGAAAATCAAGGAAGATCTGCTAAGATTGAGTCAGAAAGTGGTGCTGCCAGCAACGGACTTGCAGCAGAAAAAGTGTCCGAATTGCGGAGGAATGGTAGCAGGAGCAAGATTTTGTCCCAAATGCGGTTATGATCTGAACAGTATAAAAGAAAAGTAA
- a CDS encoding tetratricopeptide repeat protein: MYCEKCGHEMKNGRCPNCGFPVGEPQWEEQKSKKKSGKKIGIIILSVVIVLIFAAAILAAIFWLKKENTQKKFDTHIEKGQKYLEEMDYEKAADNYLAAIDIDPKAEDPYMKLADLYLEIDQPENAAIVLKKGVKNTGSRAMKNRYDLYTYVDQNLIPEEGQCEEGEYECDYYEGTGYWASVSLESNHSQKGVMNWKIMDFDGDGEEELLVIYLNNKEEQDGGPYQNGIYLRMYESEKNEIVLKDEYKALYPVIGAGDEEDDGIFLKKHGGNIYLCGSSYAIADIYADGATISSFILTYEEGAFVQQAGTEEPISGSEFYWYSGYWDMAMMMDELDMTEDAAQVRRDHMPRFQSWDEADEMLVRITGENKGYKELLYEETGEIKYLGHVEVLVQLSGF; this comes from the coding sequence ATGTATTGTGAAAAATGTGGTCATGAGATGAAAAATGGAAGATGCCCCAATTGCGGTTTTCCGGTCGGAGAGCCACAGTGGGAGGAGCAGAAAAGTAAGAAAAAATCAGGGAAGAAGATAGGCATTATCATCTTATCGGTAGTGATTGTTCTGATTTTTGCAGCAGCGATTCTTGCAGCTATTTTTTGGCTCAAGAAAGAAAATACGCAGAAAAAGTTTGATACACATATAGAAAAGGGGCAAAAATATCTGGAAGAAATGGATTATGAGAAAGCTGCGGACAATTATCTGGCAGCAATTGATATAGATCCAAAGGCAGAAGATCCATATATGAAACTGGCAGATTTGTATTTGGAAATAGATCAGCCGGAAAATGCAGCAATCGTATTGAAAAAGGGTGTAAAGAATACAGGCAGCCGGGCGATGAAAAATCGATATGATCTTTATACTTATGTAGATCAAAATCTGATTCCGGAAGAGGGGCAATGTGAAGAAGGCGAGTATGAATGTGATTATTATGAAGGCACAGGATATTGGGCATCGGTAAGTCTTGAAAGCAATCATTCACAAAAAGGCGTCATGAATTGGAAAATTATGGATTTTGATGGAGATGGAGAAGAAGAACTGCTTGTAATTTATCTGAATAATAAGGAAGAACAGGACGGGGGACCATATCAAAATGGAATTTACCTCAGGATGTATGAAAGTGAAAAAAATGAAATTGTCCTGAAAGATGAATACAAAGCATTATATCCGGTCATTGGAGCTGGCGATGAAGAGGATGACGGAATTTTCCTGAAAAAGCACGGGGGAAACATCTATCTGTGTGGAAGTAGTTATGCAATAGCGGATATTTATGCGGATGGAGCAACCATCAGCTCATTTATATTAACCTATGAAGAGGGGGCGTTCGTGCAACAGGCAGGAACAGAAGAACCAATCAGTGGTTCAGAATTTTACTGGTATAGCGGATACTGGGATATGGCAATGATGATGGATGAACTGGATATGACTGAGGATGCAGCACAGGTGAGACGGGATCATATGCCAAGATTTCAGTCCTGGGATGAAGCGGACGAGATGCTGGTCAGAATTACGGGAGAAAATAAAGGATATAAAGAACTTTTGTATGAAGAGACCGGAGAGATTAAATATCTTGGACATGTGGAAGTTTTAGTACAGTTAAGCGGTTTTTAA
- a CDS encoding WG repeat-containing protein, which translates to MYCRKCGARMSEQDRFCPECGTEASKGNTQQDELNGFPGNEQPQENPRMNKKTVIWIWILAAWILLIAIGISAFFIVKGQHVKKQYQSSLEAGDKYLENLDYEKAEDAYLQAIKISPKEKESYEKLIQYYVDHNEIDKAKKIVKKAKKNLPKSESKKIEEKQKEWESLEEYTWVVEPTIEADEIYYLQGGDFFEYSANEMRRQMDSKYAVIKKGDSYGLIGMDGKLLEGMAYKSVKTENKYYSVILKEEKYDIEKGDMEQLYYLNDSDEMIPGSSLIGDPEFAEKGMYYYTSNEIRNSIEDEIELYDREWRKNYISMPEVAIPVKETEETMADEITEGKTEDRYEFIDSSDSGYGIWDEDKMTTKFIYDECGSESSGLLAVEKDGKWGYVNDQGKVMIPIKYDASWKHYNETNGDKEKEFCYAATEGYVPLVKDGKWEMRNSKGDLVISSGAFEEILPVYDGKCWVKKDGKWGILKLENAKIDKDSEKEDSSDTQKVSNKNADKPGNTKKENGSSQDDKKTISSETYQKVYGPLLDQAGNEYGQSMDYFLYDIDKDGVKELLLLNGTCEADYVYKIYTIGNGSARYIDEVNGSCVMFYEDENGGTEKYIISVQARMGCERVSKIWLKDGKVSTEEISYKEEVGIDEDYYSNPYPLDYADVTDKSLLK; encoded by the coding sequence ATGTATTGCAGAAAATGCGGTGCCAGGATGAGTGAGCAGGATAGATTTTGTCCTGAATGTGGAACGGAGGCTTCAAAAGGAAATACTCAACAGGATGAGTTAAACGGATTCCCGGGAAATGAGCAACCGCAAGAAAATCCGCGGATGAATAAAAAGACGGTAATTTGGATTTGGATTCTTGCAGCATGGATTTTGCTGATAGCAATTGGAATTTCAGCTTTTTTTATCGTAAAAGGGCAACATGTGAAAAAGCAATATCAGAGTTCGCTGGAAGCAGGTGATAAGTATCTGGAAAATCTGGATTATGAAAAAGCAGAAGATGCCTATCTTCAGGCAATTAAAATTTCACCAAAAGAAAAAGAATCATATGAAAAGTTGATTCAGTATTATGTGGACCATAATGAAATTGATAAAGCGAAGAAGATTGTGAAAAAGGCGAAGAAAAATCTGCCGAAGAGTGAGAGTAAGAAAATTGAGGAAAAGCAGAAAGAGTGGGAGAGCCTGGAAGAATATACCTGGGTAGTAGAGCCGACAATTGAAGCGGATGAGATTTATTACTTACAAGGTGGAGATTTCTTTGAATATTCAGCCAATGAGATGAGAAGGCAGATGGATTCAAAATATGCCGTGATTAAGAAAGGTGATTCATATGGGCTGATCGGTATGGATGGAAAATTGTTGGAGGGAATGGCTTATAAAAGTGTAAAAACAGAAAATAAATATTATAGCGTAATTTTAAAGGAAGAAAAATATGATATAGAAAAAGGAGACATGGAACAGTTATATTATCTGAATGATTCAGATGAGATGATTCCAGGAAGCTCACTCATAGGTGATCCAGAGTTCGCAGAAAAAGGAATGTATTATTATACCTCTAATGAAATTCGCAATTCCATAGAAGATGAGATAGAATTATATGACCGTGAATGGAGAAAAAATTATATTAGTATGCCTGAAGTGGCTATTCCAGTAAAGGAAACCGAAGAAACAATGGCAGATGAGATTACAGAGGGCAAAACGGAGGATAGATATGAGTTTATTGATTCCTCAGATTCTGGATATGGAATCTGGGATGAGGATAAGATGACGACAAAATTCATTTATGATGAATGTGGATCTGAAAGCTCCGGGCTTCTGGCCGTCGAAAAGGATGGAAAATGGGGGTATGTAAACGATCAGGGAAAAGTAATGATACCAATCAAATATGATGCATCCTGGAAACACTATAATGAGACGAACGGTGATAAAGAAAAGGAATTTTGTTATGCAGCGACAGAAGGATATGTCCCACTTGTAAAAGATGGAAAGTGGGAGATGCGGAACAGCAAAGGAGATCTGGTTATTTCGTCAGGTGCATTTGAGGAAATCCTTCCAGTTTATGATGGAAAATGTTGGGTTAAAAAGGATGGAAAATGGGGAATCCTGAAATTGGAAAATGCTAAGATAGATAAGGATTCAGAAAAGGAGGATTCATCAGATACACAGAAGGTTTCCAATAAAAATGCAGATAAGCCGGGGAATACGAAAAAGGAAAATGGATCGTCGCAGGATGATAAAAAGACCATTTCTTCTGAGACATATCAAAAAGTCTATGGACCGCTGCTTGATCAGGCCGGTAACGAATATGGTCAGTCTATGGATTATTTTTTATATGATATTGATAAAGATGGTGTAAAAGAACTGCTTTTATTGAATGGAACGTGTGAGGCAGATTATGTATACAAGATCTATACCATCGGTAATGGAAGTGCCAGGTATATTGATGAGGTTAATGGATCGTGCGTGATGTTCTATGAAGATGAAAATGGAGGGACAGAAAAATATATCATCAGTGTGCAGGCTCGGATGGGATGTGAACGAGTGAGCAAAATCTGGTTGAAAGATGGAAAAGTTTCGACAGAAGAAATTTCCTATAAAGAAGAGGTGGGAATAGATGAAGACTATTATTCTAATCCATATCCATTGGACTATGCAGATGTAACAGATAAGTCATTATTAAAGTAG